A stretch of Oryza brachyantha chromosome 4, ObraRS2, whole genome shotgun sequence DNA encodes these proteins:
- the LOC121054134 gene encoding acyl-coenzyme A thioesterase 13-like, protein MDPEAVRRTLEPTALSKEIAGSATRIYDTFVLTGIRIDAAEHGRLLCSFVVTPRIASPAGYLLSGVTATLGDQLGSAVFFCSGLRASGVSIELSLSYVDVASVGEEIEVEGKLLRAGKSVGVVSVDFRKKKTGKLIAQARHTKYLAVSSKL, encoded by the exons aTGGACCCGGAAGCGGTGCGGAGGACGCTCGAGCCCACCGCGCTGTCCAAGGAGATCGCCGGCTCCGCGACCCGCATCTACGACACCTTCGTCCTCACCGGCATCCGCATCGACGCGGCCGAGCACGGCCGCCTCCTCTGCTCCTTCGTCGTCACCCCGCGCATCGCC AGCCCGGCGGGGTACCTTCTCAGCGGGGTCACGGCGACGCTCGGAGACCAGCTCGGGTCGGCCGTGTTCTTCTGCAGCGGGCTCAGGGCGAGCGGGGTCTCGATCGAGCTCAGCCTCTCGTACGTCGACGTGGCTAGTGTCGGG GAAGAAATAGAGGTTGAGGGAAAGCTGTTGCGCGCTGGAAAATCAGTTGGTGTTGTCTCTGTCGATTTCAGGAAGAAAAAGACAGGCAAATTGATAGCACAGGCCCGCCATACCAAGTACCTCGCTGTATCTAGCAAATTATAA
- the LOC102715844 gene encoding ultraviolet-B receptor UVR8-like, which produces MDAIMSAADDAGAAASGREEPPPAVVLVSAGASHSVALLAGNALCSWGRGEDGQLGHGDAEDRLVPTVLSGFDAPGITSVICGADHTTAYSEVEQQVYSWGWGDFGRLGHGNSSDVFTPQPVKALQGIKIKQIACGDSHCLAVTMAGEVQSWGRNQNGQLGLGTTEDSLLPQKIQAFEGVCVKMIAAGAEHTAAVTEDGDLYGWGWGRYGNLGLGDRNDRLVPEKVSSVEGEKMVLVACGWRHTITVSSSGSLYTYGWSKYGQLGHGDFEDHLVPHELEALKDSSISQISGGWRHTMALTSDGKLYGWGWNKFGQVGVGDTADHCFPVQVKFPEEQKVAQVACGWRHTLAFTEKKNVFSWGRGTSGQLGHGEIVDRNTPVMIDALSPDGPGCKKLEPSTAVPFAAKIWVSPSERYAIVPDEKVPNSGEGTARGNGADANVPENDVKRMRVHS; this is translated from the exons ATGGACGCGATCATGTCCGCCGCAGACGACGCGGGCGCAGCGGCGTCTGGCCGCGAggagccgccgcccgccgtcgtGCTCGTGTCCGCCGGCGCCAGCCACTCCGTCGCGCTCCTCG CGGGCAATGCGCTGTGCTCGTGGGGCAGGGGGGAGGACGGGCAGCTCGGGCACGGGGACGCGGAGGACCGGCTGGTGCCGACGGTGCTGAGCGGCTTCGACGCGCCGGGGATCACGTCGGTCATCTGCGGCGCCGACCACACCACCGCCTACTCCGAGGTCGAGCAGCAGGTGTATAGCTGGGGGTGGGGCGACTTCGGGAGGCTGGGGCATGGCAACTCCAGCGACGTGTTCACTCCTCAGCCAGTCAAGGCCCTGCAGGGGATAAAGATCAAGCAGATAGCCTGCGGCGACAGCCATTGTCTAGCCGTCACTATGGCAGGTGAAGTGCAAAG TTGGGGGCGCAACCAAAACGGACAGCTTGGTCTTGGAACCACTGAAGACTCACTGCTGCCACAGAAAATTCAAGCTTTTGAG GGAGTTTGTGTGAAAATGATTGCTGCTGGCGCCGAACATACTGCTGCAGTAACTGAAGATGGTGACCTCTATGGATGGGGCTGGGGTCGATATGGGAACTTGGGGCTTGGTGATCGCAATGATCGGTTGGTACCTGAGAAAGTATCTTCAGTGGAG GGAGAGAAGATGGTGCTTGTTGCATGTGGATGGCGACATACAATTACTGTTTCTTCGTCTGGTAGTTTGTATACTTATGGTTGGAGCAAATATGGTCAATTAGGGCATGGCGATTTTGAAGATCATTTAGTCCCACATGAATTAGAGGCCTTAAAAGATAGCTCTATTTCCCAG ATTTCAGGTGGATGGAGGCATACGATGGCGCTTACATCAGATGGAAAGCTTTATGGTTGGGGGTGGAACAAG TTTGGGCAAGTCGGAGTTGGTGATACTGCCGACCACTGTTTCCCAGTACAGGTTAAGTTTCCAGAGGAACAG AAAGTTGCTCAGGTTGCTTGCGGGTGGAGGCATACTCTTGCAttcacagaaaagaaaaatgttttctCATGGGGGAGGGGTACTAGTGGACAACTTGGTCATGGTGAAATAGTTGACAG GAACACGCCTGTGATGATTGATGCCTTAAGCCCGGATGGTCCTGGCTGCAAGAAATTAGAACCATCAACAGCTGTCCCATTTGCAG CCAAAATTTGGGTATCTCCATCCGAAAGATACGCCATTGTCCCTGACGAAAAG GTTCCAAATTCAGGTGAAGGCACGGCACGCGGCAACGGGGCCGACGCAAACGTGCCAGAGAACGATGTAAAGAGAATGCGTGTGCATTCGTAG
- the LOC102716676 gene encoding pentatricopeptide repeat-containing protein At2g13600 produces MARPHHHGLHLVSHLRASAPLADLLRSAPGLPAARAAHARALRSPFASETFLLNTLVSTYARLGSLRDARRVFDGIPHRNTFSYNALLSAYALLGRADDARALFGAIPDPDQCSYNAVIAALAQHGRGGDALRFLAAMHADDFVLNAYSFASGLSACASEKAWRTGEQVHALVTKSSRWSDVYIGSALVDMYAKCERPEEAQKVFDAMPERNIVSWNSLITCYEQNGPVDEALVLFVRMMNDGFMPDEVTFASVMSACAGLAMAREGRQVHACMVKSDRLREDMVLNNALVDMYAKCGRTWEARCVFDRMAFRSVVSETSMVTGYAKSANVEDAQAVFLQMVEKNVIAWNVLIAAYAQNGEEEEALRLFVRLKRESVWPTHYTYGNVLNSCANLANLPLGQQTHAHVLKEGFRFDFGPESDVFVGNSLVDMYLKTGSIDDGAKVFERMAARDDVSWNAMIVGYAQNGRAKDALHLFERMLCSNERPDSVTMIGVLSACGHSGLVKEGRRYFQTMTEDHGITPTRDHYTCMIDLLGRAGHLKEVEELIEGMPMEPDAVLWASLLGACRLHKNIEMGERAAGKLFELDPDNSGPYVLLSNMYAELGKWADVFRVRRSMKHRGVSKQPGCSWIEIGKKVNVFLARDNVHPCRNEILDTLRIIQMQMTRMSVDAGIADDLMNFYSEACG; encoded by the coding sequence ATGGCGCGACCCCATCACCACGGCCTCCACCTCGTCTCCCACCTccgcgcgtccgcgccgctcgccgaccTCCTCCGCTCGGCGCCCGGGCTCCCGGCGGCCCGCGCCGCCCATGCGCGGGCCCTCAGGTCCCCCTTCGCGAGCGAGACCTTCCTCCTCAACACGCTCGTCTCCACGTACGCGCGGCTCGGCAGCCTCCGCGACGCCCGCAGGGTGTTCGACGGGATCCCCCACCGCAACACCTTCTCCTACAACGCGCTCCTCTCCGCGTACGCGCTCCTGGGCCGCGCCGACGACGCCCGCGCGCTCTTCGGCGCCATCCCGGACCCCGACCAGTGCTCCTACAACGCGGTCATCGCGGCGCTCGCGCAGCAcgggcgtggcggcgacgcgcTCCGCTTCCTGGCGGCCATGCACGCCGACGACTTCGTGCTCAACGCCTACTCCTTTGCCAGCGGCCTCAGCGCCTGCGCCTCGGAGAAGGCCTGGAGGACCGGGGAACAGGTGCATGCCCTTGTCACCAAGTCGTCTCGTTGGAGCGATGTGTACATTGGTAGCGCGCTTGTGGACATGTATGCCAAGTGTGAGCGGCCGGAGGAGGCACAGAAGGTGTTCGATGCAATGCCAGAACGGAATATTGTTTCCTGGAACAGCTTGATCACTTGCTATGAGCAGAATGGCCCTGTTGATGAGGCGCTCGTTCTCTTCGTCAGGATGATGAATGATGGTTTCATGCCTGATGAGGTGACATTTGCAAGCGTCATGAGTGCATGCGCGGGTCTTGCTATGGCTAGAGAAGGACGCCAGGTCCATGCGTGTATGGTGAAGTCTGATAGGCTTAGGGAGGACATGGTGTTGAACAATGCTCTTGTGGACATGTATGCCAAATGTGGGAGGACATGGGAGGCGAGGTGTGTATTTGATCGTATGGCTTTCAGGAGTGTTGTATCAGAAACATCAATGGTAACTGGGTATGCAAAGTCTGCAAATGTGGAAGATGCTCAGGCTGTTTTCTTACAGATGGTAGAGAAGAATGTCATTGCTTGGAATGTACTCATTGCAGCTTATGCACAGAACggtgaggaagaagaagcacTTAGGCTCTTTGTCAGGCTGAAAAGAGAGTCAGTTTGGCCAACACATTACACATATGGAAATGTATTGAACTCATGCGCGAATCTTGCTAATCTTCCGCTTGGTCAGCAGACTCATGCCCATGTCCTGAAAGAAGGTTTTCGCTTTGACTTTGGACCAGAGTCTGATGTATTTGTTGGGAACTCCCTCGTGGACATGTACCTGAAGACAGGGTCCATTGATGATGGTGCGAAGGTGTTCGAGAGGATGGCAGCCAGAGATGATGTATCATGGAATGCAATGATTGTTGGTTATGCACAGAATGGCCGTGCAAAAGATGCACTGCATCTTTTTGAGAGAATGCTTTGCAGCAATGAGCGCCCAGACTCTGTCACCATGATTGGGGTTTTATCAGCCTGTGGCCATTCTGGATTGGTGAAGGAGGGCCGGAGATACTTTCAGACCATGACTGAGGATCATGGTATAACCCCAACCAGAGATCACTACACTTGCATGATTGACTTGCTTGGTCGTGCCGGTCATCTGAAAGAAGTTGAGGAGCTCATAGAGGGCATGCCAATGGAGCCTGATGCTGTGCTCTGGGCTTCTCTATTAGGTGCTTGCAGGCTGCATAAGAACATTGAAATGGGGGAACGGGCAGCAGGGAAATTGTTTGAGCTTGATCCTGATAACTCTGGACCCTATGTTCTTCTCTCAAATATGTATGCTGAGCTAGGGAAATGGGCGGATGTTTTTAGAGTGAGGAGATCCATGAAGCACAGGGGCGTTAGCAAGCAACCTGGCTGTAGTTGGATTGAGATTGGCAAGAAAGTAAATGTGTTTCTTGCGCGAGATAATGTCCATCCATGCAGGAATGAGATACTTGATACCTTGAGAATCATTCAGATGCAGATGACCAGGATGAGTGTAGATGCCGGAATTGCAGATGACCTGATGAACTTCTACTCTGAAGCATGTGGCTAG
- the LOC102716400 gene encoding protein disulfide isomerase-like 1-2 — translation MALNLILPFALSIAVMLSSGPAVADAESAAVELQEAVLALDAGNFSEVVAQHPFIVVEFYAPWCGHCKELAPEYEKAASGLRNNDPPVVLAKVDAYDERNKELKDKFGVYSYPTIKIIKNEGSDVRAYGGPRDADGIVEYLKKQVGPASLELRSAEAAVHSITDKGVILVGVFPEFVGREYKNFMAVAEKMRADYDFFHTSDASILPRGDQMVKGPIVRLFKPFDELFADSEDFGEDALEKFIEVSGFPMVVTYDADPTNHKFLERYYSTPSAKAMLFVSFSDDRIESFKSQIHEAARQFSANNISFLIGDVADADRVFQYFGLRESDVPLLFVIASTGKYLNPTTDPDQIIPWLKQYIYGNLTPYVKSEPIPKVNDHPVKVVVADNIDDIVFNSGKNVLLEFYAPWCGHCRKFAPILEEIAISLQDDQDIVIAKMDGTANDIPTDFAVDGYPTIYFYSSTGKLLSYDGARTAEDITSFINKNRGPKAGAAVGVDDKTQTDAVEEEVTPSSSEPVKDEL, via the exons ATGGCTCTCAACCTGATTCTCCCCTTTGCCCTCTCCATTGCTGTTATGCTCTCCTCCGGCCCTGCCGTGGCTGACGCGGAGTCCGCAGCCGTGGAGCTGCAGGAAGCGGTCCTGGCACTGGACGCCGGCAACTTCTCGGAGGTGGTGGCCCAGCACCCGTTCATTGTCGTTGAGTTCTACGCGCCATG GTGTGGCCACTGCAAAGAACTTGCTCCAGAG TACGAGAAGGCAGCCTCCGGTCTGAGGAACAACGACCCGCCGGTGGTGCTCGCGAAAGTGGATGCGTACGATGAAAGGAACAAAGAGCTGAAGGATAAGTTTGGGGTGTATTCGTACCCGACCATCAAGATCATCAAGAATGAAGGGAGTGACGTGCGTGCCTATGGTGGTCCGAGGGATGCTGATGGCATCGTGGAGTACCTTAAGAAGCAGGTTGGCCCGGCATCACTCGAACTCAGATCAGCAGAGGCGGCGGTCCACTCCATCACCGACAAGGGGGTGATCCTG GTGGGAGTTTTCCCTGAATTTGTTGGTAGGGAATACAAGAATTTCATGGCTGTGGCTGAGAAGATGCGAGCAGATTATGATTTTTTCCACACGTCTGATGCAAGTATTTTGCCACGAGGTGATCAGATGGTCAAGGGTCCCATTGTTCGTCTCTTTAAGCCATTTGATGAGCTGTTTGCTGATTCAGAG GATTTTGGTGAGGATGCACTGGAGAAGTTTATTGAGGTATCAGGTTTCCCCATGGTAGTTACCTATGATGCTGACCCAACCAACCATAAGTTTCTTGAAAGATACTACAGCACTCCTAGTGCCAAA GCAATGCTTTTCGTGAGCTTCAGTGATGACAGAATCGAGTCCTTCAAGAGCCAGATTCATGAAGCAGCCAGGCAATTCAGTGCTAAtaacataagttttttaattggTGATGTTGCAGATGCTGATCGTGTCTTCCAG TATTTTGGTCTCAGAGAAAGTGATGTGCCCCTCCTTTTTGTCATAGCATCTACTGGAAAATATCTCAATCCAACAACGGACCCTGATCAGATCATACCCTGGCTGAAGCAGTACATA TATGGCAATTTGACACCATATGTTAAGTCAGAACCAATCCCTAAGGTGAATGACCATCCCGTCAAGGTTGTCGTGGCTGACAATATAGATGACATTGTTTTCAACTCCGGGAAAAATG TATTGCTTGAGTTCTATGCACCTTGGTGTGGCCATTGCCGCAAGTTTGCTCCAATCCTGGAGGAAATTGCAATCTCATTGCAAGATGACCAAGATATAGTGATAGCAAAGATG GATGGAACTGCAAATGATATACCCACAGACTTTGCTGTTGACGGATATCCAACTATCTACTTCTATTCATCAACTGGGAAGCTTTTGTCGTACGATGGTGCAAGGACGGCTGAAGATATCACCAGTTTTATCAACAAGAACCGAGGACCTAAAGCTGGTGCAGCTGTTGGAGTGGATGACAAAACCCAAACTGATGCTGTGGAAGAGGAGGTAACACCATCGTCATCAGAGCCTGTTAAAGATGAACTCTAA
- the LOC121054244 gene encoding uncharacterized protein LOC121054244, with translation MDDFTFPTTAASAAAAAAAADTSAAEPPLRLHLHHHRRRVLHFAGSPLWFPSCPVAAAPPAEPVLAGAVASGKGDVVRGDVDVMADKERGGGGGEERVEEEEEAMSEWSDEGRPEEVKAEAETAREFSRGGGDDDDGGDGGDGGADKDEEEEEKMDLLWEDFNEELQQALHQRVGSCPRADARAAAAAAGLELSPESSDAESEPAATPTAVLRLRGHVGCAPMMLRPSSRAGGYRRATSWVLLMKIFRRLFVIEKTVSSASGRHGHAVARR, from the coding sequence ATGGACGACTTCACCTTCCCTACCACCGCAGCatcagcagcggcggcggcggcggcggcagacaCTAGCGCCGCAGAGCCCCCGCTTCGCCTGCAcctgcaccaccaccgccgccgcgtcctccacttcgccggctcgccgctcTGGTTCCCTTCCTGCCCCGTCGCGGCCGCCCCGCCTGCAGAGCCGGTGCTGGCGGGCGCCGTGGCGAGCGGCAAGGGCGACGTCGTCCGAGGAGACGTCGACGTCATGGCGGATAAAgaacgaggaggaggtggtggagaagagagagtcgaggaggaggaggaggcgatgtCGGAGTGGTCGGACGAAGGACGGCCGGAGGAGGTGAAagcggaggcggagacggcAAGAGAGTtctctcgcggcggcggcgacgacgacgacggcggggatggcggtgacggtggcgcggataaggacgaggaggaggaggagaagatggACCTGCTGTGGGAGGACTTCAACGAGGAGCTGCAGCAGGCGCTGCACCAGCGCGTGGGCTCGTGCCCCCGGGCggacgcgcgcgcggcggcggcggcagccgggcTGGAGCTGTCGCCGGAGTCGTCCGACGCGGAGTCGGAGcccgcggcgacgccgacggcggtgCTGCGCCTGCGTGGCCACGTCGGGTGCGCGCCGATGATGCTGCGGCCGTCGTCGAGGGCCGGCGGCTACCGCCGGGCCACCAGCTGGGTGCTGCTCATGAAGATCTTCAGGAGGCTCTTCGTCATCGAGAAGACCGTCTCGTCGGCGTCcggccgccatggccatgcGGTGGCTCGCCGCTGA